A window of the Salvelinus alpinus chromosome 3, SLU_Salpinus.1, whole genome shotgun sequence genome harbors these coding sequences:
- the LOC139569764 gene encoding zinc finger CCCH domain-containing protein 8-like, producing MQMQQMKGNKNWGSGHGRGGAKQARKGMKHEGQRKGPGGFQEKHPIMTKDFINQHTVEHNRRYICKYFLEVRCIKGTSVSSNSSWLH from the exons ATGCAGATGCAGCAGATGAAAGGCAACAAAAACTGGGGGAGTGGTCATGGGAGAGGAGGGGCCAAGCAGGCCAGGAAGGGGATGAAGCAT gagggacagaggaagggtcCTGGGGGTTTTCAGGAGAAGCATCCCATCATGACCAAGGATTTCATCAATCAACACACGGTGGAGCACAACAGGAGATACATCTGTAAATACTTCCTGGAGGTACGATGCATTAAG GGGACCAGTGTAAGTTCAAACTCGAGCTGGTTACACTAG